From Pseudoleptotrichia goodfellowii, a single genomic window includes:
- a CDS encoding low temperature requirement protein A: protein MSKILPKKVSMAELFYDLIYVLEVQKVTGVIHHLHHGQISIDTYLKFAFACLVILLLWFNQTIYINKYGTNSYYDIIGMFLHMFGAVYISNNISLDWKEVFVPFNVTAILMSLVIIAEYYLKSREYEKIPYEIKSQILILSLEIAALLLAFVTGPKYRMILAATAYLAAMFFPMYVMPRNDEEVTLNFPHLVERVSLITIIIFGEMVVGLAGVFALGKPSDILPLVSFVAAVLLFGTYVLQIEKMIEHHQKKRGFVLVYSHIGIFMGLSTITTSFGFALNPEVDWKFLIIFRLFGLLVYFVSMFSISVYNKENYRLKIKDVVAYLIFFIIGSLITGFSNKENIFLFNFGMFVMTFMIFGYMFNVVRKRR from the coding sequence ATGTCGAAAATATTACCGAAAAAAGTTTCAATGGCGGAACTGTTTTATGATTTGATATATGTATTGGAAGTGCAGAAAGTAACAGGAGTAATTCATCATTTACATCATGGACAGATTTCGATCGATACTTATTTGAAATTTGCTTTTGCTTGCCTGGTAATACTGCTATTATGGTTTAATCAGACAATTTACATTAATAAATACGGAACAAACTCTTATTACGATATTATAGGTATGTTTCTCCATATGTTCGGAGCAGTGTACATTTCAAACAATATTTCTTTAGACTGGAAAGAAGTATTTGTTCCCTTTAATGTGACGGCTATTTTAATGTCTTTAGTTATAATAGCGGAATATTATTTAAAGAGTAGAGAATATGAAAAAATACCTTATGAAATAAAAAGCCAGATCTTAATTTTATCACTGGAAATAGCGGCATTATTATTAGCTTTTGTTACAGGACCTAAATATAGAATGATATTGGCAGCTACAGCTTATTTAGCAGCGATGTTTTTTCCGATGTATGTTATGCCGAGAAATGATGAAGAAGTAACGCTTAATTTTCCTCATCTTGTAGAAAGAGTAAGCCTTATTACGATTATTATTTTCGGAGAAATGGTAGTGGGATTGGCGGGAGTATTTGCTCTGGGAAAACCGTCAGATATATTGCCTTTAGTTTCATTTGTCGCAGCAGTTCTGTTATTCGGAACTTATGTGCTGCAAATAGAAAAAATGATTGAACATCATCAGAAAAAAAGAGGATTTGTACTTGTATATTCTCATATAGGAATTTTTATGGGGTTAAGCACAATTACAACATCGTTCGGATTTGCACTGAATCCTGAAGTTGACTGGAAATTTCTTATAATTTTCAGATTATTCGGATTACTGGTATATTTTGTATCAATGTTCAGTATATCCGTTTATAACAAAGAAAATTATAGATTAAAAATAAAAGATGTTGTTGCTTATTTAATATTCTTCATCATAGGAAGTCTAATAACAGGATTCTCAAATAAAGAAAATATATTTTTGTTTAACTTCGGTATGTTTGTTATGACATTTATGATATTCGGATATATGTTCAATGTTGTGAGAAAGAGGAGATAA